In the Chlorobium limicola DSM 245 genome, one interval contains:
- a CDS encoding DUF190 domain-containing protein, giving the protein MMIFIESELLRVFVGEQEKLHHRPLYELLVSEALERGMAGTTVFRGLLSFGLHHKVHTSKIFELAGDLPMVIEIVDTTEKIESFLSVVESLLRDAGAQALVTREAVRQWTT; this is encoded by the coding sequence ATGATGATTTTCATTGAATCGGAACTCCTGCGGGTTTTTGTCGGTGAGCAGGAAAAGCTGCATCACCGTCCTCTCTACGAACTGCTGGTCAGCGAGGCCCTGGAACGGGGAATGGCCGGTACAACCGTATTTCGGGGTCTGCTCTCCTTCGGACTGCACCACAAGGTGCATACCTCCAAGATTTTCGAGCTTGCGGGCGACCTGCCGATGGTGATTGAAATCGTGGACACCACCGAAAAGATTGAAAGCTTCCTGTCGGTTGTCGAATCGCTGCTGAGAGATGCCGGAGCACAGGCGCTGGTTACAAGGGAAGCGGTACGGCAGTGGACGACGTGA
- the crcB gene encoding fluoride efflux transporter CrcB — protein MSGNSLPANVLLVGAGGFLGSAARYLVALAMPFAGTGFPLATFAVNMLGSFLIGLLSELAVSTTMVSPETRLFLVTGFCGGFTTFSSYMYENAALVRDGQVFYTTIYLAGSIAGGFLALYSGMLIAKLWS, from the coding sequence ATGAGCGGTAACAGCCTTCCCGCAAACGTGCTGCTGGTTGGTGCTGGTGGATTTCTTGGCTCGGCTGCGCGCTATCTTGTCGCGCTTGCGATGCCCTTTGCCGGAACGGGGTTTCCGCTTGCCACCTTTGCGGTCAACATGCTCGGCAGCTTTCTGATCGGCCTTCTGAGCGAGCTGGCGGTTTCAACCACGATGGTCTCTCCCGAGACACGGCTTTTTCTGGTAACCGGCTTCTGCGGCGGTTTCACCACATTTTCCTCCTATATGTACGAGAACGCGGCACTTGTCAGGGACGGTCAGGTGTTCTATACAACCATTTACCTTGCCGGAAGTATCGCCGGCGGATTTCTTGCCCTTTATTCAGGGATGCTTATTGCAAAACTCTGGTCATGA